The Acidobacteriota bacterium genome contains the following window.
TGCTCAGGCCACGGTCGGTCGCCGAGCCGGCAGGGCTGCTCCGATCGGCAAACTCAAGCGAAACCTCGGGGTTGTAGGGATAGGTCCTAGCGCCGACGACGCGGCTGGCGACCTCCTGTTGCTCGGCCTGCCTGCCGCGCAACACCGGACTGTTCTCAAAGGCGATCTCCAACGCCTTGGACAGCGTCCATTCGGGTACAGCCTGCGCCGCAGCTCCGAGGGGCATCAACAGGCCGCCCACAAGGACTCCGACGTGCAGGGGTATAAGCCGGCTGAACCGGCAATTCTCGCATCGAAACATCACAATTCCTCGTTCTGGTCATGACAGCGTGCCCGAGCCGATCAGCAGATCGCTCGGGATCAAATCCGTGGGCCTGCTGAGCTGAGTCGCCAGCAAGCGGTCAGCGGGCCTGTGTCGGCCCGCCACGACAGTCGGAGTTAGGGAACCTGCGGAGACGGAGCGGCCGGTGCGTAAAGACGCACTGCTCCTGGCTACCGCAAGGCTTGCTGTCAGGCTCGAGGAGGATGGTCGATCGAAGGCAAGAAGCCCGACGGCGGCGCGACGGACTTGGACGCTTCCCGATTCAGGGACGCGTGAAGAGTCACTCTGGGAGCAACCTGTGGGCGGAGAAAGGACAGGCTCGTGTGGCAGCCGCAGAGATGGAACGTCGGCGTGCAGCCGTGCTCGGGGCCGGCGGGCTCGTGGTGGTCTCCCTCGGGAGCCGCATGTGCCAGGTGGCCCTCGGTCATAATGTGAACAGCGCTCTCGACGATCTCAGCAGCGCCCGGCACCATGGCCAGGGCTAAGGTCAAAGCACAGATCTTGGAGCAACGGACTCTCATACAGCTGAGTATACGGGATCAAGATGACTAACGGTTGCAGATCGGCCCGCCGTAGGTGCGGTCAATGCTCGTTTCGAGACTCCCTGTCGACCGCCCCAGCCGCTGCTAGGCTTGTTATAACAGGTTTCATGCCAACTAGACGCTGTGGAGACCCTCAGCGGTCTTTAAGGGCAATCCAGTCCGTAGCTAGAGTTCTTAGAGCTAATGAAGAAGAGAATGCATTAGCGCTCATGACCGGATTTGAGGCGGTGAGTTGTTGATTACGAATTAAGTGTTTGGCGGCAATGGCTAGCGGGCGATGGATGTCGGTCTTAGAGAGACTGCACTTGGTGTTGCCCAGGCTTTCATGACAGTTCTTGAAACTATCTCATCGGGGGAAAAGCTAGATCTCGGCAAGACGAGAAGAGTCGCGAGAGGAGGGCAGTGGTGGTGTCCGCACCTGCGGTCCCGAGGCGAGTTTTCCAGGGCTTACGTACCCGAGACCAGGTATTCGGCTTGCCATTTGCTCCCCGTTCTTAACAGCGGCTCGGTCCTACTTTTCGCCACAATCCCCTTCCACCCACCACAACCGACCCCACCACCTCGATCCCCAGCACCTTCCCAGCTTCCACCACTCGCCGCGTAAACACCTCATCCTCACGACTCGGCGTCGCATCACCCGATGGGTGGTTGTGGGCGACCGCCACTGCCGCGGCGTTCATCAGCAACGCTGGCGTCAGGATGCCCCGCGGCTCGACGTTCGCCCGGTTGAGGATGCCGATGTAAGGGATGTCGTAGCCGAGGACGCGTCGGCGGGTGTCGAGGAAGAGGACGGCGACGGCTTCGCGGTCGAAGGTGTGGAGGATCTGCCAGAAGAGAGCTGCGGCGTCGGCGGTGGTTTCTAGCTTGGGGTAGGTCTCGATGGGTTGCTGCGCTTCGTGGAGGAGCTGGAGGCGATAGCGCGGGAGCTTGGGGAGGACGGTTTCGGCGGTGCGCCAGTAGGGGCTGGCAGCGAGGCCGATGGGGAGGTTGGGGCGGCAGTGGATTCGGGGTGATGGCGAGCGGTCCGGAAGGAGATCGGCGAGGCGGCGGAGAGGGTCGAGGCGGAGGGGGAAGTCGGCGAGGGCTTGGAGGAGGTCTGGTGTGGGTTGGAGATCGGTCCAGCCGGTCTTGGGTAGGCGATCGCCGACGGCGAAGCCCACGGCCTCGGCGAGGCGTTTGAACTTTTGGTTGTGGTAGCCGGAGTGGTTACAGTCGGCGATACCCTGTTGGGCGTTGATCCAGTGCACCATGGCGTGAAGCAGCGCGGGCAGGAGCTCCTCACGGGGTAGGCGAAGTGTGGCTGCCGGGAGCCGCACCATTGGAGGGCTCAGTTCTTCGAGTCGGCTGCTACGGGGTTTGAGACCGTCGATGCGGACCTGGAGGTGGCTGGTGCGGAGGGGGGTCTGCCTGAACAGGTCGGCCAGGCGCCGGCAGCAGCGTTGCAGCTCCTTCTCGGCCCGCTCGACGGCTTGGGCCAGGGTCTTCTTCCGAGGCACGGATCAGGCCTCGTTGTCGGCGGCGGAGCCGGAGGGCGGGAGAGCGTTGCCGATTCGGGTGAGGATGCCATCGAGCTCTTCGGCGATCCCGGCGGCCAGCAGGCACAGCCTTGTCGAAGCTGCGTCCTGCGTGTTGGCCTCCGCCTGACGGCCCAGGTCCTGGAGGTAGCCCCGGGCGGCCTGAAGATCTCGGGCTGCGGCCCGGAGGTCGGTGGCCACGGCGGGTTCGCCCCGTTCGACGTAGCTGACCTCGAGGGCCAGCGCAGCTTCGTAGAGGGAGACGCCGACCTGGCGGTAGGCGGCGCGGATCTCGGGTTCCGGGTGGAGGTTGAGGTAGGTTTCTCGGAAGACTGCTCGGTCTTCCCAGCTCTGGCCCCTCGGTGTCTCTCGTCTGCCCGCCTGTCCTGGCCGTTCTTCCTGGTCGCCGTGCGGATCGCCCATCTGCTCGCTCATCATTCAGCCCCCTGTTTGCAGCCTGGCCCGGTGGGTGCTGGTGCACGGTACCGGGCCGGTGGTTGGAGCTTGCCCGGCCGGATGCCGGGGCGCTGTGGGCTGGGAGGAGTAAGGCGGAACGAGGCGGGATGTCAACGGGCTGGGCGGGGACCCGGGCCGGCAATCCAGGGAGCTGGTGAGGGCTGAAATCCGGCACCGGTGAGGCCATCCACAGCCTGGGATTTCCCCTTCCACCGGTAGTGAGGGGTTGCACCCGCCCCCACCCAGTCCCGCCAAGTTGCGCCCCAAACGGACCCAAATGGGACCCAAACCACCCTGCGGCCACTGCTTTAGCGCAATGGCAAGTTCGGCAAACTGTTGGAAACAAAGAGGATATCGTGGAGCCACCGAGCAGATTCGAACTGCTGACCTACTGATTACGAATCAGTTGCTCTACCGGCTGAGCTACGGTGGCTTGGATGGGGGCTTCAGGGGGTGTGGAGACCCCGCGAAGGTAGGCGGGATTCTAGGGGATTGGGCGGCGGGTTGCAATCGGGGTGGGGCCCCGAGGTGGGGGATCTCGGGGCCCCGGGGTGCGGTGTCGGGGTGGGGGGCTGCTCGGTCGGAGTGGTCTGGGCGTTGGGGGTGCCCGATTCGCTGCTGACGCCTATTGGCTGGTGACTGTCGTCCAGCGGGAGAGCTCGCCGGTTTCGAAGTCGTCTTTGAAGATGACGCGGATGGCGTCCTGGGCCTCGGCGCAGTCGATGCGGGGGAAGGTGAGGCCGGTGTCAGGGTCGGTGATCTGGGTGGAGGAGGCTTCGAGGGCGGATTCGATGAGGTCGGGGGTGGCGTTGGGCACGGCTTCGAGGAGCAGCGCGGCGCAGGCGGCGGCGGTGGGGGCGGCCTGGGAGGTGCCGTAGTAGGTCGAGGAGCCGCCGTCGATGCCGGTGGAGGTCATCGCCGCGCCGGGGGCCAGCAGATCGGTGGTGGTCGCGGTGTTCGAGAAGCAGGTGATCTGGTCGGCGGCGGTGGTGGCGTCGGTGCAATCGCCGAAGGTGGTGCTGCCGAGATCGGCGTCGTAGACCGCGGCGACGGAGAGCGCCGAGGCGACGCAGGCGGGAGCGGTCATGGCGTTGGTGGCCGACGAGTTGCCGCTGGAAGCGAAGGTGGTGGTGCCGCGGGCGCGGAGCGAGTCGATCACCGAGGCGTAGGCCTGAGTGATGGCGTTGGCTGCATCGCAGTCGCCGGCGTAGAGGGCGCTGGTGCCGAGGCTCAGGTTCACCAGATCGACGTCCGGGCGCTCGTTGAGGATCCAGTCGAGGCCGGCGAGGATGTCCGAAGAACAGCAGAAGGAGTTGTTCTCGTCCAGCACCTTGATGGCAACGATGTCGACGTCGGGAGCGCCGCCGAGGGGGGCGAGGGTGCCGGCGGAGGTGAGCACGCCGGCGACGTTGGTGCCGTGGCCGTGGTCGTCTTCGGCGCTGCCCGGACCTTGCTGATCGCTGGTGCCGTCGGGGCAGCAGCCGGTGCCGCCACCGGAGCAGAAGCAGCGCTCGCCGACGACGTCGTCGAGCAGGTCGGCGTGATCGAGATCGAGCCCGGAGTCGAGCACGGCGACGGTCACACCCTTGCCGGTCAGACCCTGATTCTGGACGTCGTCGATGTTGATCAGGGGCATCGCCTCGTCCATTTGATGGCCTTCACCGCCGGCGTCGAGGTCGATGCGCAGCACCTCGGGAGCGTCGGCGAGGGCCAGGAGCCCGTAGGTGGAGAGGTTGCCGGCGACGGCGTTGATGGAGCGGAAGCGGTGGGCGACCTGGAAGTCTTCAAGGGCGACCCGCTGGAGCACCCGATCACCGGCCTCGGCGATGGCGCGGCGGCCGACGTCCGAGAGGGGGTCGAGGGAGGCGCCTCCTGGGGTGTCGACGGCGAAGGCGATCATCACCCGGGTCTGGGGAACTCTCTGCAGCTCGGCGAGAACTTCGGCTCCGACTTTGCGACCGGTCTCCAAGCGTTCCACCTGGGCGGTGGTCAACAGCCCATCGGCGCCGAGGGCGGGGACCGCGAACAGCAGCGAGAGGAGAAGGCCGGCGAGCGAAGAACGGTGACGCATCTGAAGCTCCCAAAGGTTGTTCACGGTTTGGGTGATCTTTGGGAGATGACTCAGGACCCTCCGGACCACCCGCTGTCACCCTGGGAATTTGCAAGAGCCAGACCAGAGTGCCAACGGTGCCGGCGAGGTCGGTCCTGCGGGAGCGCGGAGAGGGCCGGAGGGCCCTGATGGCGCGGGTTTGGAAGCGATGCGTCCATCCCGCGCGAGGCTGCCTGTTGAGCAAGAGTATAGCTCGCGGGCTGGCGGTCAGTCGGAGCCGGCGGAAGTGTTGGTCGCGAGACGTTGTAAGAAATTCCGCCCACGGGGCGGGCGCCCACTTCGATGGCGGCTGCCCACAGTGTGGGCACTCGCGAGGCTCCGGAGATCGGTGGGCGATGTCTGGGGCGTTTCCTTTTCTCTTCCGGCACCTGGGCTTTTGCTTGTGTTTCCTCGAGGGACGTGACAAGGTCTGCCGGTCGAGCCGGTACCGGCCTCTCCCGAGGTCTGGTGATCCGCCGCTCGATCCTTCGTAGGGCCGTCCGGCCCGAGCGGCAGCCTCCCGGCAAGTCTCCCGTTTTTGCACAATTGTTCGCCGGAATCATCCGCGGTAGTCCGCCTCAGGCGTGGTCTATCCCGGTGAGGACTTTAGTTTCGTGAATTTTTCCGATTTGGATCTTCATCCCTCGCTTCTGCGGGGAATCTCCGACCTCGGCTGGACCGAGCCCACCCCCGTGCAGCGCAAGGCGGTACCGGCGGGGCTCGAGGGCCGCGATCTGCTGGCCGCTGCCATGACCGGCAGCGGCAAGACGGCGGCGTTCCTGCTGCCCATGCTGCAGCGCTTCGTGGAGCAGAGCCGAGGCCATAAGGGGCAGCGAGGCGGTCAGCAGCCCAATCGACAGCCCAATCGACAACAAGGGCACGTGCGCGCTCTGGTGCTGACCCCCACCCGAGAGCTGGCGGCGCAGGTCGAAAGCGACCTCAAGGCCATCGCCCGTCACACCCGCATCACCTCCGTCACGGTCTTCGGCGGCGTCAATCCCCGGCCTCAGGAGCGCGCCCTGCGCCGCGGGGTGGACGTGGTGGTGGCGACCCCGGGACGTCTGCTGGACCATCTCAGCCAGCCGTGGTGCAACCTCGACCAGATCGAGGTCCTGGTGCTGGACGAGGCGGACCGCATGCTCGACATGGGCTTTCTCCCCGACGTCAAGCGCATCCTCCGGCAGCTGCCGAAGCAGAAGCAGACCTTCTTCTTCTCGGCGACCTTGCCGAAACCCATCGTCCAGCTGAGCCGCGAGCTGCTCCACGATCCGGCACGGGTGGACGTCGAGCGCAAGGCGGCGCCGGCCAAGGGCATCGATCAGGCGATCCTGCCGGTGCCGGAGAAGTTGAAGCCGGCGCTGCTGCTGGAGATGCTGCGCCGGGACCACGTGGATACGGCGCTGGTCTTCACCCGCACCAAGCATCGCGCCAATCGTCTGGCGGAGTTCCTTGACAAGGCGGGCATCGCCTGCGACCGCATCCATGGCAACCGCAGCCAGAATCAGCGGCAGAAGGCGTTGTCGGCGTTCAAGCACGGCCGGCTGCAGGTACTGGTAGCCACCGACATCGCCGCCCGCGGCATCGATGTCGAGGCCTTGCCCCACGTGATCAACTTCGACGTGCCGGGGCAGGCGGAGGATTACATCCACCGCGTCGGCCGTACCGCTCGAGCCCGCTCCACCGGCACCGCCCTGACCTTCGCGTCTCCCAAGGAGGAGCGGGAGCTCCGAGCCATCGAGCGCGCCGTGGGCGAGCGGCTGGAGCGCAAGCAAATCGAGGGCTTCGATTACAACGCCCAGCCCAACGGCCGCTTCGAGATTCCCATCGGCGAGCGCATCGCCGAGATCCGCGCCCGCAAGAGCCAGGATCGGGAGCGCTCCCGGGCGAAGGCGGAGAAGCGGGGAGGGGGCCGCGGTGGATCCCGTCCCAACTCGAACCGTTCGGATTCTGGCCGCTCTGATTCCGGGCGCTCGGATTCCGATCGTTCCGGCTCGGGCCGTCCCCGCCGCCGCCGGTCTCGGCGCCGCGCCAACAGCCCGCGGTAAGCACCGGCGCCCTGAAGGCGCTCGGAAACACCAAAGCCCCCGTACGAGCCTGGCTCGTCGGGGGCTTTTTTGTGGGAGCGATGCGCCCGTCAGACGCGGAAGTGGTCGGGGCGCCAGGAGCGGATGGCCTGCTTGATCTCTTTCTGGGTGTTGAGCTCGCCGGCGAGGATCCTCTCCACCAGCTCCGGCAGCTCTTCGTCGGAGGCGAAGCGCAGCGCGACGCAATGCCGCGGCCGCAGCTCGCCGATGCGGGAGCGCAGAGGCTCGTCGAGCACCCGCTGGCAGCGCAGGGTTTCTTCCAGGCGGATCAGGCGGTCCTGGACCTTCAGCGGGTAGGCACGAATCAGCCAGGCCATGATCAGGAAGGCCAGGGCCACGACCACCGAGTAGAGGTGAAAGAAGCCCGGGTCTCGGACCACCTGGACCACCGTCAGGATCAGGTAGATGAAGAGGATGGGAAAGAGAATGAAGTGGTAGAGGGGGTGGTAGCGGCTGTGGTTGGAGACGTTCTGCGAAGGGGTATCGGCCATCTTCGGTTCTCCTTCGAAGCTTGCAGAGAGCGCGGCACCGGCTGGGGCCGCGGGGAGTTGGAAAGGACGTGAGGGGATCTTAGCGCAGCGAGGCTGAGGACGCAGAAAAGCGATTGCGGGCTGCGATAGCGGCTCGGGTGGTGCCACTACCGGGTTGTAACCATCATCAACTCGGCGGGTTGGTCCCCTGGGGCCGTCGCCATGCAAGAAGGAGCTCGACCATGCGTAGCCTCGCTCTCTGGACTCTGATCACTCTTTGTACAGTCGGTTTCTGGGCCGGCCCTGCGGCGACCGCCGCCGAGAACCCGGGCGGTGAGGATCCGTTGGAGTCCGCGCAGCTACAGGAGCCCCTCAGCTGCCCCTACTGCGATCTTTCCGGCATCGATCTCAGAGACCGCGATCTCACCGACGCCAACCTGGTGGGAGCCAATCTGCGGGGAGCGAATTTCCGCGGAGCGACCCTCAACGGGACCATGCTGGTGGGGGCGGATCTCACCGGAGCACGGTTCGGCGGTGCTCTACTCAAGGCCTCCCGCCGAGGCCCGACGAACCTCAGTCGTGCCAATCTCACCGCCGCGTCGCTCCGAGGGGCGAAGCTCGAGGGAGTGGATCTGCAGTACGCCATCGTCGGAGGCACCGACTTCTCCGGCGTCGATCTGACCCGGGCGGTCTTCGGCCCGCGCCTCCGCGCCGGGGTGGTCGCCGGGGTCAAGACGTCCTTCCGCGGCGCCCGTCTACGCCACGAATTCGCCGTCGACGAGACCTTGATGGAC
Protein-coding sequences here:
- a CDS encoding JAB domain-containing protein, with the protein product MPRKKTLAQAVERAEKELQRCCRRLADLFRQTPLRTSHLQVRIDGLKPRSSRLEELSPPMVRLPAATLRLPREELLPALLHAMVHWINAQQGIADCNHSGYHNQKFKRLAEAVGFAVGDRLPKTGWTDLQPTPDLLQALADFPLRLDPLRRLADLLPDRSPSPRIHCRPNLPIGLAASPYWRTAETVLPKLPRYRLQLLHEAQQPIETYPKLETTADAAALFWQILHTFDREAVAVLFLDTRRRVLGYDIPYIGILNRANVEPRGILTPALLMNAAAVAVAHNHPSGDATPSREDEVFTRRVVEAGKVLGIEVVGSVVVGGRGLWRKVGPSRC
- a CDS encoding DEAD/DEAH box helicase; this encodes MNFSDLDLHPSLLRGISDLGWTEPTPVQRKAVPAGLEGRDLLAAAMTGSGKTAAFLLPMLQRFVEQSRGHKGQRGGQQPNRQPNRQQGHVRALVLTPTRELAAQVESDLKAIARHTRITSVTVFGGVNPRPQERALRRGVDVVVATPGRLLDHLSQPWCNLDQIEVLVLDEADRMLDMGFLPDVKRILRQLPKQKQTFFFSATLPKPIVQLSRELLHDPARVDVERKAAPAKGIDQAILPVPEKLKPALLLEMLRRDHVDTALVFTRTKHRANRLAEFLDKAGIACDRIHGNRSQNQRQKALSAFKHGRLQVLVATDIAARGIDVEALPHVINFDVPGQAEDYIHRVGRTARARSTGTALTFASPKEERELRAIERAVGERLERKQIEGFDYNAQPNGRFEIPIGERIAEIRARKSQDRERSRAKAEKRGGGRGGSRPNSNRSDSGRSDSGRSDSDRSGSGRPRRRRSRRRANSPR
- a CDS encoding DUF6526 family protein; the encoded protein is MADTPSQNVSNHSRYHPLYHFILFPILFIYLILTVVQVVRDPGFFHLYSVVVALAFLIMAWLIRAYPLKVQDRLIRLEETLRCQRVLDEPLRSRIGELRPRHCVALRFASDEELPELVERILAGELNTQKEIKQAIRSWRPDHFRV
- a CDS encoding S8 family serine peptidase; translation: MRHRSSLAGLLLSLLFAVPALGADGLLTTAQVERLETGRKVGAEVLAELQRVPQTRVMIAFAVDTPGGASLDPLSDVGRRAIAEAGDRVLQRVALEDFQVAHRFRSINAVAGNLSTYGLLALADAPEVLRIDLDAGGEGHQMDEAMPLINIDDVQNQGLTGKGVTVAVLDSGLDLDHADLLDDVVGERCFCSGGGTGCCPDGTSDQQGPGSAEDDHGHGTNVAGVLTSAGTLAPLGGAPDVDIVAIKVLDENNSFCCSSDILAGLDWILNERPDVDLVNLSLGTSALYAGDCDAANAITQAYASVIDSLRARGTTTFASSGNSSATNAMTAPACVASALSVAAVYDADLGSTTFGDCTDATTAADQITCFSNTATTTDLLAPGAAMTSTGIDGGSSTYYGTSQAAPTAAACAALLLEAVPNATPDLIESALEASSTQITDPDTGLTFPRIDCAEAQDAIRVIFKDDFETGELSRWTTVTSQ